From Caballeronia insecticola, a single genomic window includes:
- a CDS encoding porin, translating to MKPTVNRAPKNTVKATVKATAVAAAMLGLFAAGSAQAQSSVSLYGQVDEWVGATKFPGSDRAWNVSGGGMSTSYWGLKGAEDLGGGYKAIFTLESFFRAQNGQYGRFQGDTFFARNSYVGIQGPIGTFTAGRLTTQLFVSTILFNPFVDSYVFSPMVYHVFLGQGTFPTYTTDQGVTGDSGWNNAVQYTSPDFNGLSGSVMYAFGNNAGDGRSKKYSAQFLYFHGPFAATGVYQYVNFNNTPGDLPTSNAFTIPGFKSQSVAQLGASYDLKYVKFFAQYMYTKNDIDVGTFHVNTGQGGVTVPLGPGTVMASYAYSRSNGGLDQTHKSWALGYDYPLSKRTDVYAAYLNDKYTGISSGDTFGVGIRAKF from the coding sequence ATGAAGCCAACCGTCAACCGTGCGCCGAAGAATACGGTGAAAGCAACGGTCAAGGCCACCGCAGTCGCCGCAGCAATGCTCGGCCTCTTCGCGGCGGGGTCCGCGCAAGCGCAGTCGAGCGTGTCGCTGTACGGGCAGGTCGACGAATGGGTCGGCGCCACCAAATTTCCGGGCAGCGATCGCGCATGGAACGTGAGCGGCGGCGGCATGTCGACGTCGTACTGGGGCTTGAAGGGCGCCGAAGATCTTGGCGGCGGCTACAAGGCCATCTTCACGTTGGAAAGCTTCTTCCGTGCGCAGAACGGCCAGTACGGCCGCTTCCAGGGCGACACATTCTTCGCGCGTAACTCGTACGTCGGCATTCAAGGTCCGATCGGTACGTTCACCGCCGGCCGCCTGACCACGCAACTCTTCGTCTCGACGATTCTGTTCAACCCGTTCGTCGACTCGTACGTCTTCTCGCCGATGGTCTACCACGTGTTCCTGGGTCAGGGCACGTTCCCGACCTACACGACGGACCAGGGCGTGACGGGCGACTCGGGCTGGAACAACGCGGTTCAGTACACGTCGCCTGACTTCAACGGCCTGTCGGGCAGCGTGATGTACGCGTTCGGCAACAATGCGGGCGATGGCCGCTCGAAGAAGTACAGCGCGCAGTTCCTGTACTTCCACGGCCCGTTCGCGGCGACCGGCGTCTATCAGTACGTGAACTTCAACAACACGCCGGGCGACCTGCCGACGTCCAACGCCTTCACGATTCCCGGCTTCAAGAGCCAGAGCGTTGCGCAACTGGGCGCGTCGTATGACCTGAAGTACGTCAAGTTCTTCGCGCAGTACATGTACACGAAGAACGACATCGATGTCGGCACGTTCCACGTCAACACGGGGCAAGGCGGCGTGACCGTGCCGCTCGGCCCGGGCACGGTGATGGCGTCGTATGCGTACTCGCGCAGCAACGGCGGCCTCGACCAGACGCACAAGAGCTGGGCGCTCGGCTACGACTATCCGCTGTCCAAGCGCACCGACGTCTACGCTGCGTACCTGAACGACAAGTACACGGGCATCTCGTCGGGCGATACGTTCGGTGTCGGCATCCGCGCGAAGTTCTAA
- a CDS encoding NAD(P)H-dependent flavin oxidoreductase yields the protein MALPAILQHLALPVVGSPMFIVSYPELVLAQCKAGIVGSFPALNARPAGALDQWLTQIQAELAAHKAAHPDAVIGPIAVNQIVHQSNARLEEDVRVCVEHKVPIFITSLRAPVREMIDAVHSYGGIVLHDVINLRHAQKALEAGVDGLILVAAGAGGHAGTTSPFALVGEVRRIFDGPIVLSGAIANGGSILAAQAMGADLAYMGTRFIATQEAHAQEDYKRAIVDASASDIIYTNLFTGVHGNYIRESIVNAGLDPDALPVSDKTAMNFADSRAKAWKDIWGAGQGVGLMSDVPSVAELVARLKAEYEDAKARLAIG from the coding sequence ATGGCACTGCCCGCCATCTTGCAGCACCTCGCGTTGCCGGTCGTCGGCTCGCCGATGTTCATCGTCAGTTATCCGGAGCTCGTGCTCGCGCAGTGCAAGGCGGGCATCGTCGGGTCGTTTCCCGCGCTGAACGCGCGCCCCGCCGGTGCGCTCGACCAATGGCTCACGCAGATTCAAGCCGAACTCGCCGCGCACAAGGCGGCGCATCCCGATGCCGTGATCGGACCGATTGCGGTGAATCAGATCGTGCATCAGTCAAATGCGCGGCTCGAAGAAGACGTGCGCGTGTGCGTCGAACATAAAGTGCCGATCTTCATCACAAGCCTGCGCGCGCCGGTCCGGGAGATGATCGACGCGGTGCATTCGTACGGCGGCATCGTGCTGCACGATGTCATCAATCTGCGGCACGCGCAGAAGGCGCTCGAAGCGGGCGTGGACGGCCTCATTCTCGTCGCGGCGGGCGCGGGCGGTCACGCGGGCACCACGTCGCCGTTCGCGCTGGTCGGCGAAGTACGGCGCATCTTCGACGGCCCGATCGTGCTGTCGGGCGCGATCGCCAACGGCGGCTCGATTCTCGCCGCGCAGGCCATGGGCGCGGACCTCGCCTACATGGGTACGCGCTTCATCGCCACGCAGGAGGCGCACGCGCAGGAGGACTACAAGCGCGCGATCGTCGATGCGAGCGCGTCGGACATCATCTACACGAATCTCTTCACCGGCGTGCACGGCAACTATATTCGCGAGAGCATCGTCAATGCGGGGCTCGACCCGGACGCCCTGCCAGTCTCCGATAAAACCGCGATGAATTTCGCCGACAGCCGCGCCAAAGCGTGGAAGGACATCTGGGGCGCAGGACAAGGCGTCGGGCTGATGAGCGACGTGCCGAGCGTCGCCGAACTGGTCGCACGCCTGAAAGCCGAATACGAGGACGCAAAAGCGCGGCTCGCGATCGGTTGA
- a CDS encoding alpha/beta fold hydrolase: MSFADYEPFRVDADGVDIVGMRGGDGPPLLLLHGHPQTHEIWHKCADKLARHFTVIATDLRGYGASAKPKSDARHTPYSKRAMAADQVAVMRHFGFERFLVCAHDRGARVAHRMAMDFPDAVDRLMLLDIAPTLAMYDATDRAFATAYFHWFFLIQPSPLPELLIGGNPNAYIDRVMGNRHAGLAPFAPHALKAYRDALASPGAIFAMCEDYRASASIDLEHDRADLERGLKIACPLRVLWGKEGVIERCFDALDEWRRVARDVSGRALPCGHYIPEEEPEALLAEMLAFFESDAP; encoded by the coding sequence ATGTCTTTCGCAGACTACGAGCCGTTTCGCGTCGATGCGGACGGCGTCGACATAGTCGGAATGAGAGGCGGAGACGGGCCGCCGCTGCTGCTCCTGCACGGACATCCGCAAACGCACGAAATCTGGCACAAATGCGCCGATAAACTCGCGCGGCATTTCACCGTCATTGCCACGGACTTGCGCGGCTACGGCGCATCGGCCAAGCCGAAAAGCGATGCGCGCCACACGCCGTATTCGAAGCGCGCGATGGCCGCCGATCAGGTCGCCGTCATGCGCCACTTCGGCTTCGAGCGCTTTCTCGTGTGCGCGCACGACCGCGGCGCGCGCGTCGCGCATCGTATGGCGATGGATTTCCCCGATGCCGTCGATCGTCTGATGCTGCTCGATATCGCGCCGACGCTCGCCATGTATGACGCCACCGACCGCGCATTCGCGACCGCGTACTTCCACTGGTTCTTCCTGATTCAGCCGTCGCCGTTGCCGGAACTGTTGATCGGCGGCAATCCGAACGCCTATATCGATCGCGTGATGGGCAATCGCCACGCGGGTCTCGCGCCGTTCGCGCCGCATGCGCTCAAGGCGTATCGCGATGCGCTGGCGTCGCCCGGCGCGATCTTCGCGATGTGCGAGGACTATCGCGCGTCGGCGAGCATCGATCTCGAACACGATCGCGCCGATCTCGAACGCGGCCTGAAGATCGCGTGTCCGCTGCGCGTGCTGTGGGGCAAGGAAGGCGTGATCGAACGATGCTTCGACGCGCTCGACGAATGGCGGCGCGTCGCACGCGACGTGAGCGGCCGCGCGCTGCCGTGCGGCCACTACATTCCCGAGGAAGAACCGGAGGCGCTGCTCGCCGAGATGCTCGCGTTCTTCGAGTCCGATGCGCCGTGA
- a CDS encoding MBL fold metallo-hydrolase — protein sequence MNVLPPAMRDSVTVFERGWLSSNNVLFASDEGTAIVDTGYASHAPQTAALVAQMLGARKLDLIVNTHLHSDHCGGNALLQHTHACATLIPTSEAHAVRDWDEDALTFRATGQRCERFGFTGTIEHGAMLTLGGFDWNVLGAPGHDPHSLMLHCPDMRVLISADALWENGFGVIFPELEGASGFVEERAVLDLISTLEIDLVIPGHGAPFTDVARALDTAYSRLDYLEADPARNAKNALKVLIVFKLMEVRAMSFDALLSMTTQARAMRAAADMLAPPGERVALIGKIVGELVRGGSVKVDGETVFAA from the coding sequence GTGAACGTGCTGCCGCCAGCCATGCGCGATTCGGTGACCGTGTTCGAGCGCGGCTGGCTCTCGTCGAACAACGTGCTTTTTGCAAGCGACGAGGGCACGGCGATTGTCGATACGGGCTACGCGTCGCACGCGCCGCAAACGGCCGCGCTCGTCGCGCAAATGCTTGGCGCGCGCAAACTCGATTTGATCGTCAATACGCATCTGCATTCGGATCATTGCGGCGGCAACGCGCTGCTTCAGCACACTCACGCGTGCGCGACGCTGATTCCCACAAGCGAAGCGCACGCCGTGCGTGACTGGGACGAAGACGCCCTCACCTTCCGCGCGACAGGCCAACGCTGCGAGCGCTTCGGCTTCACGGGCACGATCGAGCACGGCGCGATGCTCACGCTCGGCGGCTTCGACTGGAACGTGCTCGGCGCGCCGGGCCACGATCCGCATTCGCTCATGCTCCATTGCCCGGACATGCGCGTGCTCATCAGCGCGGATGCATTGTGGGAAAACGGCTTCGGCGTGATCTTTCCCGAACTGGAAGGCGCGAGCGGTTTCGTGGAAGAGCGCGCGGTGCTCGATCTCATTTCGACGCTCGAAATCGATCTCGTGATTCCCGGCCACGGCGCGCCGTTCACCGACGTGGCGCGCGCGCTCGACACCGCCTACTCGCGGCTCGATTATCTCGAAGCCGATCCCGCGCGCAACGCGAAGAACGCGCTCAAGGTACTGATCGTTTTCAAGCTGATGGAAGTGCGCGCGATGTCCTTCGACGCCTTGCTCTCGATGACCACACAAGCCCGCGCAATGCGCGCCGCCGCCGACATGCTCGCGCCGCCGGGCGAACGCGTGGCGCTCATCGGGAAGATCGTCGGGGAATTGGTGCGCGGCGGCTCGGTGAAGGTGGACGGTGAGACCGTCTTCGCCGCCTGA
- a CDS encoding DUF1289 domain-containing protein has product MNPQTGFCDGCFRTIDEIAAWASAGDDDKRAVLARVASRRQGARVVTIGESFEATLALPSASIKHFATLVNDLNPLHHDDAYARASRFGTLIASGTQPTAHLMAMLAAHFSRDAQPLGLEFGIKLTRAVKADDVLTMHWQVVQAKWKASLNGDLVKLAGGARNQLGDTVMKATATIVVMPKENAK; this is encoded by the coding sequence ATGAATCCGCAAACCGGGTTCTGCGACGGCTGCTTTCGCACCATCGACGAAATCGCCGCGTGGGCGTCCGCAGGCGATGACGACAAGCGCGCCGTGCTTGCGCGCGTCGCCAGCCGCCGTCAGGGCGCGCGCGTGGTGACGATCGGCGAATCGTTCGAGGCGACGCTCGCGCTGCCGTCCGCGTCGATCAAGCATTTCGCGACGCTCGTCAACGATCTCAACCCGCTGCACCACGACGACGCCTACGCGCGCGCGAGCCGTTTCGGCACGCTGATCGCATCGGGCACGCAGCCGACCGCGCATCTGATGGCGATGCTCGCCGCGCATTTCTCGCGCGACGCGCAGCCGCTCGGGCTCGAGTTCGGCATCAAGCTGACGCGCGCGGTCAAAGCCGACGACGTGCTGACCATGCACTGGCAAGTCGTGCAAGCGAAGTGGAAAGCGAGCCTCAACGGCGATCTCGTGAAACTCGCAGGCGGCGCGCGCAATCAGTTGGGCGATACGGTCATGAAGGCGACGGCGACCATCGTCGTGATGCCGAAGGAGAACGCGAAGTGA
- a CDS encoding YbaK/EbsC family protein — MIEPLPDSARRVALLLKERGHPHDVVMLPETGKTSAEAAAGLGCAVAQIAKSILFRRREDDAPVLVIASGANRVDEAKVAARVGALARADAKFVREKTGYAIGGVCPIGHAVEPVTLIDEDLLALDSLWAAAGHPHAVFNLSPQELIELTGAPVADVALRENVT, encoded by the coding sequence ATGATCGAACCATTACCCGATTCCGCGCGCCGCGTCGCGCTGCTGCTGAAAGAACGCGGCCATCCGCACGATGTCGTGATGCTGCCCGAAACCGGCAAGACGTCGGCGGAAGCGGCGGCCGGGCTGGGCTGCGCGGTCGCGCAGATCGCCAAGTCGATTCTCTTTCGCCGCCGCGAAGACGACGCGCCCGTGCTCGTGATCGCGAGCGGCGCGAATCGCGTCGACGAAGCGAAGGTCGCGGCGCGTGTCGGCGCTCTGGCGCGCGCGGATGCGAAGTTCGTGCGCGAGAAGACCGGCTACGCGATCGGCGGCGTGTGCCCGATCGGCCACGCGGTCGAGCCCGTCACGCTGATCGACGAAGACCTGCTCGCGCTCGATAGTCTATGGGCCGCGGCCGGCCATCCGCACGCGGTGTTCAATCTGTCGCCGCAAGAGTTGATCGAGCTGACGGGCGCGCCTGTCGCCGATGTCGCGTTGCGCGAGAACGTGACGTGA
- a CDS encoding hydroxymethylglutaryl-CoA lyase — MIPAKVKIVEVGPRDGLQNEKEFVPTETKIELVNRLARAGIVNVEATSFVSPKWVPQMSDAAAVMAGIERRAGTIYSVLTPNIRGFEGALEAKADEIVIFGAASEAFSQKNINCSIAESVARFEPVAKAAKDAGMRLRGSISCALGCPYQGEVSVASVVDVVERMKALGCDEIDIADTIGVGTPKRTREVLAAASKVFPRERLSGHFHDTYGQAIGNIYAALLEGIEIFHASVAGLGGCPYAKGATGNVATEDVVYLMNGLGIETGIDLDQLVDIGDFISRAINKPSSSRAGRALFTKKRDGVAACA, encoded by the coding sequence ATGATTCCGGCCAAAGTAAAAATCGTCGAAGTCGGGCCGCGCGACGGCCTGCAGAACGAGAAGGAGTTCGTGCCCACCGAAACCAAGATCGAGCTCGTGAACCGGCTTGCGCGGGCGGGCATCGTGAACGTGGAAGCGACGTCGTTCGTCTCGCCCAAATGGGTGCCGCAGATGTCCGACGCCGCCGCCGTGATGGCCGGCATCGAGCGCCGCGCGGGCACGATCTACTCGGTGCTCACGCCGAACATACGCGGCTTCGAAGGCGCGCTCGAAGCGAAAGCCGACGAAATCGTGATCTTCGGCGCGGCGAGCGAAGCGTTCTCGCAAAAGAACATCAATTGCAGCATCGCCGAGAGCGTCGCGCGTTTCGAGCCGGTCGCGAAAGCCGCGAAGGACGCGGGCATGCGACTGCGCGGCAGCATTTCGTGCGCGCTCGGCTGTCCGTATCAGGGCGAAGTGAGCGTGGCGTCGGTCGTGGATGTCGTCGAGCGCATGAAGGCGCTCGGCTGCGACGAGATCGATATCGCGGACACCATCGGCGTCGGCACGCCGAAACGCACGCGCGAAGTGCTCGCGGCGGCGTCGAAGGTGTTTCCGCGCGAGCGTCTTTCCGGGCACTTCCACGATACCTACGGCCAGGCCATCGGCAACATCTATGCGGCGCTGCTCGAAGGCATCGAGATTTTCCACGCGTCGGTGGCGGGGCTCGGCGGCTGTCCGTATGCGAAGGGCGCGACTGGCAATGTCGCGACCGAAGACGTCGTGTATCTGATGAACGGGCTCGGCATCGAGACGGGCATCGATCTCGATCAGCTCGTCGATATCGGCGATTTCATTTCACGCGCGATCAACAAACCGAGTTCCTCGCGCGCCGGACGCGCGCTCTTCACGAAAAAGCGCGACGGCGTCGCGGCCTGTGCCTGA
- a CDS encoding 2-hydroxyacid dehydrogenase has protein sequence MKIIFYENGADLDAWLGGLRRELPDADLRVWEPGDTAPADYAIVWRAPRELFANRPDLKAVFNLGAGVDAILEVERKEPGTLPPNAQLVRLEDTGMAQQMVEYATYCVLRYMRRFDEYDALQRAGRWEKLPQHARETFTVGVLGLGVLGAEVTKGLLALGVPVRSYSRTPKTIEGVQVHAGPEQFDAFLDGVKVLINLLPHTPDTEGILNARTFGRLARGAYVVNVARGPHLVDADLLAALDQGQIAAATLDVFHTEPLPAAHPFWTHPRVSVTPHISAETLREESIVQIAGKIRALARGEPISGIVDFRRGY, from the coding sequence ATGAAAATCATCTTCTACGAAAACGGCGCCGATCTCGATGCGTGGCTCGGCGGTCTGCGGCGCGAGTTGCCGGATGCGGACCTGCGCGTCTGGGAACCGGGCGACACCGCGCCCGCCGATTACGCGATCGTCTGGCGCGCGCCGCGCGAACTCTTCGCGAATCGTCCGGACCTGAAAGCCGTGTTCAACCTCGGCGCGGGCGTCGATGCGATCCTCGAAGTCGAGCGCAAGGAGCCGGGCACGCTGCCGCCGAACGCGCAACTCGTGCGGCTCGAAGATACCGGCATGGCGCAGCAGATGGTCGAATACGCGACGTATTGCGTGCTGCGCTACATGCGCCGCTTCGACGAATACGACGCCCTGCAGCGCGCGGGCCGCTGGGAAAAGCTGCCGCAGCACGCGCGCGAAACGTTCACGGTCGGTGTGCTCGGGCTCGGCGTGCTGGGCGCGGAAGTCACGAAGGGCTTGCTTGCGCTCGGCGTGCCGGTGCGCAGCTACAGCCGAACGCCTAAGACGATCGAAGGCGTGCAAGTCCACGCGGGCCCCGAACAATTCGATGCTTTTCTCGACGGCGTCAAAGTACTCATCAATTTGTTGCCGCACACGCCGGACACCGAAGGCATTCTGAACGCGCGCACGTTCGGCAGGCTCGCGCGCGGCGCGTATGTGGTGAACGTGGCGCGCGGCCCGCATCTCGTCGATGCCGATCTGCTCGCCGCCCTCGACCAAGGCCAGATCGCCGCCGCGACGCTCGACGTGTTCCACACCGAGCCGCTGCCCGCCGCCCATCCGTTCTGGACGCATCCGCGCGTGTCGGTCACGCCGCATATTTCGGCGGAAACGTTGCGCGAGGAAAGCATCGTGCAGATTGCGGGCAAGATCCGGGCGCTCGCGCGCGGCGAGCCGATCAGCGGCATCGTCGATTTCAGGCGCGGATACTGA
- the bioB gene encoding biotin synthase BioB, which produces MTQHTATHTAVSEPATQAAAPARWRVADVVALYELPFNDLLYRAQTVHREHFDPNAVQLSTLLSIKTGGCEEDCAYCPQSVHHDTGLKADKLMAVDEVLKAAEVAKANGATRFCMGAAWRNPKDRHLEPIKDMIRGVKAMGLETCVTLGMLETHQAQGLREAGLDYYNHNLDTSPEFYGQIISTRTYQDRLDTLERVRDAGINVCCGGIVGLGESRRERAGLISQLANMDPYPESVPINNLVQVDGTPLTGTEALDPFEFVRTIAVARITMPRAMVRLSAGREQMDEALQALCFAAGANSIFYGDQLLTTSNPQAEADRKLIARLGMRAETAQNVGVENAERSCGHSHAHAHAQAN; this is translated from the coding sequence ATGACGCAGCACACCGCCACTCACACTGCCGTCTCCGAACCCGCCACGCAAGCAGCGGCGCCCGCGCGCTGGCGCGTCGCCGATGTCGTCGCGCTGTACGAGTTGCCGTTCAACGATCTGCTGTATCGCGCGCAGACCGTGCATCGCGAGCATTTCGATCCGAACGCGGTGCAATTGTCCACGCTGCTGTCGATCAAGACGGGCGGCTGCGAGGAAGACTGCGCGTACTGTCCGCAATCCGTGCATCACGACACGGGCCTCAAGGCCGACAAGCTGATGGCCGTCGACGAAGTGCTGAAGGCCGCCGAAGTCGCCAAGGCCAACGGCGCGACGCGTTTCTGCATGGGCGCGGCGTGGCGCAATCCGAAGGACCGTCATCTCGAACCGATCAAGGACATGATCCGCGGCGTGAAGGCGATGGGCCTCGAAACGTGCGTGACGCTCGGCATGCTGGAAACGCATCAGGCGCAAGGACTGCGCGAAGCGGGCCTCGATTACTACAACCACAATCTGGATACGTCGCCGGAGTTCTACGGCCAGATCATCTCGACGCGCACCTATCAGGACCGGCTCGACACGCTCGAACGCGTGCGCGACGCGGGCATCAACGTGTGTTGCGGCGGCATTGTCGGGCTGGGCGAATCGCGGCGCGAGCGCGCCGGGCTGATCTCGCAGCTTGCCAACATGGACCCGTATCCCGAATCGGTGCCGATCAACAATCTCGTGCAAGTCGATGGCACGCCGCTCACCGGCACCGAGGCGCTCGACCCGTTCGAGTTCGTCCGCACGATCGCAGTCGCCCGTATCACGATGCCCCGCGCGATGGTCCGCCTCTCCGCCGGCCGCGAGCAGATGGACGAAGCGTTGCAGGCGCTGTGTTTTGCTGCCGGCGCAAACTCGATCTTCTACGGCGACCAGTTGCTCACGACGAGCAATCCGCAGGCGGAAGCGGACCGCAAGCTGATCGCGCGGCTGGGCATGCGCGCGGAGACGGCCCAGAATGTCGGCGTGGAGAATGCGGAGCGTTCATGCGGACATTCGCATGCACATGCACATGCACAAGCGAACTAA
- the bioD gene encoding dethiobiotin synthase has protein sequence MTALSLFIAGTDTEIGKTLVSCALLHGFARAGLRAAAMKPIASGAIERDGVLHNEDADQLDAAANVALPPEIRTPFMMREPIAPHIAAARESIALDIGRIVAAHETASARADIVVVEGVGGFRVPLDDTHDTADLALALKLPVVLVVGMRLGCISHALLTVEAITARGLTLAGWVANRVDPNMLYPDENIATLKKRIDAPLIGVIPHLAPPDAARAADHLDIGLLTHSLHQKD, from the coding sequence ATGACCGCTTTATCCCTGTTCATCGCCGGAACCGATACGGAAATCGGCAAGACGCTCGTGTCCTGCGCGCTGCTGCACGGCTTCGCGCGCGCCGGACTGCGCGCCGCCGCGATGAAGCCGATCGCCTCGGGCGCAATCGAGCGCGACGGCGTGCTGCACAATGAAGACGCCGATCAGCTCGACGCCGCCGCGAACGTCGCATTGCCGCCGGAAATCCGCACGCCGTTCATGATGCGCGAGCCGATCGCGCCGCATATCGCGGCGGCGCGCGAAAGCATCGCGCTGGATATCGGGCGCATCGTCGCGGCGCACGAGACTGCGTCGGCGCGGGCGGATATCGTCGTCGTGGAAGGCGTCGGCGGGTTTCGCGTGCCGCTCGACGACACGCACGACACCGCCGATCTCGCGCTCGCGCTGAAGCTGCCCGTGGTGCTCGTCGTCGGCATGCGGCTCGGCTGCATCAGCCATGCGCTGCTCACCGTCGAAGCCATCACCGCGCGCGGGCTCACGCTCGCGGGCTGGGTCGCGAACCGCGTCGATCCGAACATGCTGTATCCCGATGAAAATATCGCCACGCTGAAGAAACGTATCGACGCGCCGCTCATCGGCGTGATTCCGCATCTGGCGCCGCCGGATGCCGCGCGCGCCGCCGATCATCTCGACATCGGCCTTCTGACACACTCGCTTCATCAAAAGGATTGA
- the bioF gene encoding 8-amino-7-oxononanoate synthase, with product MKDTSQALYETLKQGLVDIDARGLRRRRKTIDGACSAHMTVDGREIVGFASNDYLGLAAHEAIRAALAEGASRYGAGSGGSHLLGGHSRAHAQLEDDLAAFSGGFVDNPRALYFSTGYMANLAIVTALAGRGTLVFSDALNHASLIDGVRLSRAQTQIYPHADMDALDAMLDASGDSAATKLIVTDTVFSMDGDIAPLARLVELAEQYGAWLIVDDAHGFGVLGPQGRGALAHYALRSPHLVYVGTLGKAAGVSGAFVAAHETVIEWLIQRARPYIFTTASPPAVAHAVSKSIEIIGGDEGDRRRAHLASLIETTRAMLKRTRWLPVDSHTAVQPLVIGGNDETLQIAAALDRHGLWVPAIRPPTVPAGTSRLRISLSAAHSEDDLARLDHALKTL from the coding sequence ATGAAGGACACGTCGCAGGCGCTGTACGAAACCCTGAAACAAGGCCTCGTCGATATCGACGCGCGCGGCCTGCGCCGTCGCCGCAAGACGATCGACGGCGCATGTTCGGCGCACATGACGGTCGATGGCCGCGAGATCGTCGGCTTCGCGAGCAACGACTATCTCGGCCTCGCCGCGCACGAAGCGATTCGCGCGGCGCTGGCCGAAGGCGCGTCGCGCTACGGCGCGGGCAGCGGCGGCTCGCATCTGCTTGGCGGCCATTCGCGCGCGCACGCGCAACTCGAAGACGATCTCGCCGCGTTCTCGGGCGGTTTCGTCGACAATCCGCGCGCGCTTTACTTCAGCACCGGCTACATGGCGAACCTCGCGATCGTGACCGCGCTCGCCGGACGCGGCACGCTCGTGTTCTCCGATGCGCTCAATCATGCGTCGCTGATCGACGGCGTGCGTCTTTCACGCGCACAAACGCAGATCTATCCCCACGCGGACATGGACGCCCTCGACGCCATGCTCGACGCCTCGGGCGACAGCGCAGCGACCAAACTCATCGTCACCGACACCGTGTTCAGCATGGACGGCGATATCGCGCCGCTCGCGCGGCTCGTCGAACTCGCGGAGCAATACGGCGCGTGGCTCATCGTCGACGATGCACACGGCTTCGGCGTGCTCGGCCCTCAAGGACGCGGCGCACTCGCGCACTATGCGCTGCGCTCGCCGCATCTCGTCTATGTCGGCACGCTCGGCAAGGCGGCGGGCGTGTCGGGTGCGTTCGTCGCGGCGCATGAAACGGTTATCGAATGGCTGATTCAGCGCGCGCGCCCGTACATTTTCACGACCGCGTCGCCGCCGGCGGTGGCGCATGCGGTCTCGAAGAGCATCGAAATTATCGGCGGCGATGAAGGCGATCGGCGGCGCGCGCATCTCGCCTCGCTCATCGAAACCACGCGCGCGATGTTGAAGCGCACGCGCTGGCTTCCGGTCGATTCGCATACCGCCGTGCAGCCGCTCGTGATCGGCGGCAACGACGAAACGCTGCAAATCGCCGCCGCGCTCGACCGGCACGGCCTGTGGGTTCCGGCGATTCGTCCGCCGACTGTGCCCGCAGGCACCTCGCGCCTGCGCATTTCGCTTTCCGCCGCGCACAGCGAGGACGATCTCGCGCGCCTCGATCACGCACTGAAAACGCTATGA